The Saccharothrix variisporea genome has a segment encoding these proteins:
- the atpD gene encoding F0F1 ATP synthase subunit beta, translating to MSDMSATATTTRTGRVVRVIGAVVDVEFPRDAVPELFNALHVEITYEAVAKTLTLEVAQHLGDNLVRTISMQPTDGLVRGATVTDTGSAIKVPVGDVVKGHVFNALGDCLDSPGLGRDGEQWEIHRKAPSFDQLEGKTEILETGIKVIDLLTPYVKGGKIGLFGGAGVGKTVLIQEMITRIAREFSGTSVFAGVGERTREGTDLLLEMEEMEVLGDTALVFGQMDEPPGTRMRVALSALTMAEYFRDVQNQDVLLFIDNIFRFTQAGSEVSTLLGRMPSAVGYQPTLADEMGELQERITSTRGKSITSLQAIYVPADDYTDPAPATTFAHLDATTELSRPISQKGIYPAVDPLSSSSRILEPSIVGEEHYRVAQEVKRILQKYKELQDIIAILGMDELSEEDKVLVGRARRLERFLGQNFFVAEKFTSQPGSFVPIKETVEAFDRVCKGEFDHYPEQAFFSCGGLNDVEENAKKLAGK from the coding sequence ATGAGTGACATGAGTGCTACTGCCACCACCACCCGCACCGGCCGTGTGGTCCGGGTGATTGGCGCCGTCGTCGACGTGGAGTTCCCGCGCGACGCGGTCCCCGAGCTGTTCAACGCCCTCCACGTGGAGATCACGTACGAGGCCGTCGCCAAGACGCTGACCCTGGAGGTCGCCCAGCACCTGGGTGACAACCTGGTCCGCACCATCTCGATGCAGCCGACCGACGGCCTGGTCCGCGGCGCGACCGTGACCGACACCGGCAGCGCCATCAAGGTGCCCGTGGGTGACGTCGTCAAGGGCCACGTGTTCAACGCGCTGGGCGACTGCCTCGACTCGCCGGGCCTCGGCCGCGACGGCGAGCAGTGGGAGATCCACCGCAAGGCCCCGTCGTTCGACCAGCTCGAGGGCAAGACCGAGATCCTGGAGACGGGCATCAAGGTCATCGACCTGCTGACCCCGTACGTCAAGGGCGGCAAGATCGGCCTGTTCGGCGGCGCGGGCGTGGGCAAGACGGTGCTCATCCAGGAGATGATCACCCGCATCGCCCGCGAGTTCTCCGGCACGTCGGTGTTCGCCGGCGTCGGCGAGCGCACCCGTGAGGGCACCGACCTCCTCCTGGAGATGGAGGAGATGGAGGTCCTCGGGGACACCGCGCTGGTGTTCGGTCAGATGGACGAGCCGCCGGGCACGCGCATGCGCGTCGCCCTGTCGGCGCTGACCATGGCCGAGTACTTCCGGGACGTCCAGAACCAGGACGTGCTGCTGTTCATCGACAACATCTTCCGGTTCACCCAGGCCGGTTCCGAGGTGTCGACCCTGCTGGGCCGCATGCCTTCGGCCGTGGGTTACCAGCCGACGCTGGCCGACGAGATGGGTGAGCTGCAGGAGCGCATCACCTCGACCCGGGGCAAGTCGATCACCTCGCTGCAGGCCATCTACGTGCCCGCGGACGACTACACCGACCCCGCCCCGGCGACCACGTTCGCCCACCTGGACGCGACGACGGAGCTCTCCCGTCCGATCTCCCAGAAGGGCATCTACCCGGCGGTGGACCCGCTGTCGTCCTCGTCCCGGATCCTCGAGCCGTCGATCGTCGGCGAGGAGCACTACCGGGTCGCGCAGGAGGTCAAGCGGATCCTGCAGAAGTACAAGGAACTGCAGGACATCATCGCCATCCTCGGCATGGACGAGCTGTCCGAGGAGGACAAGGTCCTCGTCGGCCGCGCCCGTCGCCTGGAGCGCTTCCTGGGCCAGAACTTCTTCGTCGCGGAGAAGTTCACCTCCCAGCCGGGCTCCTTCGTGCCGATCAAGGAGACGGTCGAGGCGTTCGACCGCGTCTGCAAGGGCGAGTTCGACCACTACCCGGAGCAGGCGTTCTTCTCCTGCGGCGGTCTGAACGACGTCGAGGAGAACGCGAAGAAGCTGGCCGGCAAGTAA
- a CDS encoding YcxB family protein: MTSYVHVPYDETLLRRTIEYMLRPHLKRLRPAGLAMAGGAVIMAVTGVWPLYLWAPVIVLGLFFTFAMKPYLIGNSVKQQWAGIKADFRLDADEEWVSFSYPAFQTRIRWEAMEKVVETPEAWLLVLGRIQATAVPKSAMTPEQLAEFTALLARRRPPVPA, from the coding sequence ATGACCTCGTACGTCCACGTGCCCTACGACGAGACGCTGCTGCGCCGGACGATCGAGTACATGCTCCGGCCGCACCTGAAGCGGCTCCGGCCGGCCGGGCTGGCGATGGCGGGCGGTGCCGTGATCATGGCGGTGACGGGTGTGTGGCCGCTGTACCTGTGGGCGCCGGTGATCGTGCTGGGGCTGTTCTTCACGTTCGCGATGAAGCCGTACCTGATCGGCAACTCGGTCAAGCAGCAGTGGGCCGGGATCAAGGCGGACTTCCGGTTGGACGCGGACGAGGAGTGGGTGTCGTTCTCCTACCCGGCCTTCCAGACGCGCATCCGGTGGGAGGCCATGGAGAAGGTCGTGGAGACGCCCGAGGCGTGGCTGCTGGTCCTGGGCAGGATCCAGGCGACGGCCGTGCCCAAGAGCGCGATGACGCCCGAGCAGCTGGCCGAGTTCACCGCCCTGCTGGCCCGTCGCCGCCCTCCCGTGCCCGCTTAG
- a CDS encoding IclR family transcriptional regulator encodes MSSVPVSLLGRAFALLSVFTADRPSATLSELSRHSGLPLSTTHRLVRELLAHRALERDRDGRFWIGLRLYELGALSPGALDLRERALPYLEDLVEVTRHNVQLAVRDGLEVVYVERLSAVDAVSILTRMGSRMPLHATGVGLVLLAFAPHDVQEEALAAPLKRFTSRTIATPKALRTALATVRRDGYAISDRQIEPITHSVAAPVRGSSGEVVAAVSVVVPVETATDTVLPAVRACGRAISRAMGWRS; translated from the coding sequence GTGTCGTCGGTCCCCGTCTCGCTGCTCGGCCGGGCGTTCGCGCTGCTGTCCGTGTTCACCGCCGACCGGCCCTCGGCGACGCTGTCCGAGCTGAGCCGCCACTCCGGCCTGCCGCTGAGCACGACCCACCGGCTGGTGCGGGAACTGCTCGCGCACCGGGCGCTGGAGCGCGACCGCGACGGCCGCTTCTGGATCGGGTTGCGGCTCTACGAGCTGGGTGCCCTGTCCCCCGGCGCGCTGGACCTGCGGGAGCGGGCGTTGCCGTACCTGGAGGACCTGGTCGAGGTGACCCGGCACAACGTGCAGCTCGCGGTGCGTGACGGCCTGGAGGTCGTCTACGTCGAGCGCCTGTCCGCTGTGGACGCCGTCAGCATCCTGACCCGCATGGGGTCGCGCATGCCCCTGCACGCCACGGGCGTGGGACTCGTCCTGCTGGCGTTCGCGCCGCACGACGTCCAAGAGGAAGCGTTGGCGGCGCCTTTGAAGCGCTTCACGTCCCGCACCATCGCCACACCCAAGGCCCTGCGCACGGCACTGGCCACCGTCCGCCGTGACGGCTACGCCATCTCCGACCGCCAGATCGAGCCCATCACGCACTCGGTCGCGGCTCCCGTGCGCGGGTCGTCCGGCGAGGTGGTCGCCGCGGTCTCGGTCGTGGTGCCGGTGGAGACCGCCACCGACACCGTTCTCCCGGCCGTACGGGCCTGTGGCCGCGCGATCTCCCGCGCGATGGGGTGGCGCTCCTAA
- a CDS encoding F0F1 ATP synthase subunit epsilon codes for MAEMTVQLVAVERRLWSGTATSVVAQTTEGEIGILPGHEPVLGQLVEGGVVRIRTVENELVTAAVHGGFLSVTGDGVSILAEAAELAHEIDVEEARSALGNADDVERARALARLRAAGHSA; via the coding sequence GTGGCCGAGATGACCGTCCAGTTGGTCGCCGTGGAACGCCGCCTGTGGTCCGGGACGGCCACCTCGGTGGTCGCGCAGACGACCGAGGGCGAGATCGGCATCCTGCCCGGCCACGAGCCCGTCCTGGGCCAGCTGGTCGAGGGTGGCGTGGTCCGGATCCGCACCGTCGAGAACGAGCTGGTCACCGCGGCCGTGCACGGCGGGTTCCTCTCCGTCACCGGTGACGGCGTGAGCATCCTCGCCGAGGCCGCCGAACTCGCCCACGAGATCGACGTGGAGGAGGCCCGATCGGCGCTCGGGAACGCGGACGACGTGGAGCGGGCCAGGGCACTCGCGCGGCTGCGCGCCGCGGGCCACTCGGCCTGA